The Ammoniphilus sp. CFH 90114 nucleotide sequence GGGTGCTGTCGCCATCAGTTCGGTAACGTAATTGCTTACCCGTGTAGCGCCTTGGCCGTTCCCCGTATCCACAACGGTAATCTTATCAATCGCTTGGAGAGGCTGAGCGATTCGATCAGCTAGTTCAGGAAGCATCTTCACGATAATGTCGAGTACCGCTGCTTCACCGAATTTGGAGAAGGCCTCCGCTAGTTTCTCTTTCGCTTCCGCTTCTGCTAAACCACGCAGACGTATGACTTCGGCATCGGCTGTCCCTTTTGCTCGCTCAGCATCAGCTAAGGCAAGACCTTCTAGACGCTTTTGTTCCGCCATGGCTTTCGCCTCAGCTTCAATCTTGTATTGGAGTGCATCAGCAGCTCTCATTTGCTTCGCTTTGTCTGCTTCCGCTGCGACTTCAACAGCATAACGATCAGCATCGGCCTTCTTCTTGACTTCAGCATCGTACTGCTTTTCTCGCCGGCGAATCTCTTTTTCTTCAAGATCAATCTCTCTTTCCTTACGTACCAGTTCCACCTTCATTTGTTCCTCTACCACGGTCTGCTTAGAACGTGCTTCTTGAATATTATAGGCTTGATCGGCTTCGGCTTTCGCTCTGTCTTGTTCTCTTTTAAATTCTGCAATTCTAAGCTGGTTTTCCTTAGAGGCCTCTGCAATGTTTGTATCTCTGATCAACTCGGCTTTTGTCGCTTGCTCCTCCGCTTTGGCCTTCTCAACTCTGGCATCCCGCATCGCTTCCGCTTCCGCAATTTCAGCATCTCTCTTCACGGCAGCGATACGAGGCTTACCTAGTGCATCTAGATATCCGTGCTTATCACGAACATCCTTGATGGTAAAGGAAACGATATTTAAACCCATCTTACGCAGGTCCTTAGCTGCAACGCCTTGTACTTCCTGGGCAAACTTATCCCGGTTCCGATATACCTCTTCCACTGTCATGGAACCTAAGATGGCACGTAAATGTCCTTCTAACACTTCCTGTGCCTCGCTCTTCAACTCTTCTGTCGGTTTCCCCATATATTGTTCCGCAGCGGTAGCGATATCCTCTATGGAACCCCCTACCTTAATGATGGCCACTCCATCAGCCATGACGGGAACACCTTGTTCCGTATAGACTTCGGGTGTGGATACATCAAGTTTTAGAGACAACAGGGAAAGGAACTCGGCTTGCTGGAAGATGGGGAGAATGAAGGCTCCTCCGCCACGAACAATTTTGATTTGCCTGCCCGACTCATCGGTCTGGACATTCTTGCTGCCAAGGAAGGATCCTGT carries:
- a CDS encoding flotillin family protein, coding for MPGFLSIPLIVIGVIALLGIAFWARYKTVGPDEAMIVTGSFLGSKNVQTDESGRQIKIVRGGGAFILPIFQQAEFLSLLSLKLDVSTPEVYTEQGVPVMADGVAIIKVGGSIEDIATAAEQYMGKPTEELKSEAQEVLEGHLRAILGSMTVEEVYRNRDKFAQEVQGVAAKDLRKMGLNIVSFTIKDVRDKHGYLDALGKPRIAAVKRDAEIAEAEAMRDARVEKAKAEEQATKAELIRDTNIAEASKENQLRIAEFKREQDRAKAEADQAYNIQEARSKQTVVEEQMKVELVRKEREIDLEEKEIRRREKQYDAEVKKKADADRYAVEVAAEADKAKQMRAADALQYKIEAEAKAMAEQKRLEGLALADAERAKGTADAEVIRLRGLAEAEAKEKLAEAFSKFGEAAVLDIIVKMLPELADRIAQPLQAIDKITVVDTGNGQGATRVSNYVTELMATAPEMLKSVSGIDLEQLIQNLTMKNAGMGGQLPHQPSTRKDIEEA